The DNA window CACAGCAGGCCGAGCATTTCCGGATCGGTCATGCCATCCGCTCCGCCCGTCAGGGCACCGCCACGCAGCATGAAACCAAGGACAGAGGCAGCAAATGAAAGCACGGCCAACAGCACAATCTGCACACGCATCCTATCGCTGAGTGGCGACAAAAGGTGGGTAAAAGCAGTCCGAATGATTAAAAGCCCAGTCGCACCACCAAAACCGACATAGAGCATTAGCTTGGACAAAATTGCGCCTATTCCCCAGATGTCAGGCATGGTCAATCCACTGTAAACGTGAACTCGCCCTGCATGGCGTGCCCGTCTGCCCCCAAGCCGCGCCATTCAATACGATAGATGCCTTCGCCCATGCTTTGAAGCGGGATCGCAAACGCGCGGCCAAAACTTGTCTGATCTCCAAGATCAAGCGTGACGGTATGAACATCCTGATGAGTCATGTTAACTTTTGTCAGGCGAATATCATCCGCGAAATCGAAGCTGATCTCAGAGGGCACTTCGGCAATTGTCGCGCCGTTTTCGGGTGTTGTGGTGTCCACGCTCGAATGGGCAAAAGCGTTTGTGGCAAGCAAGGAAGTCAGTGCAATTGTGGTGAGCTTCTTCATTGGGAGGTTCCTCAGTTTATTCCATTGGCGCGCTGGATTTCGCGGATGTAGTCTATAACCATGGCTACGTCGCCACGGGTCAGGCCTTCAACTGGTGGCATGTCGCCAAATTTCCAGTGGTGGCTTCTAACTCCCATTGCGACCGCGCGTTGAAAGGACTCGTCTGCATGATGGCTGGGTTCATAGATAACATGGATCAGCGGCGGCCCGGCGCCTTCAATGCCGACTGCATTGCTGCCGTGGCAAGCTGCGCACGCGTTTTCAAATATACGTTGTCCGATGGCAGCATTTCCCTCGATAGGTGGCATCTGAATTGCCACCATCGCATTGCCCTCGGCGGGTGCCGACTGCGCGACGTCGTCAACCGGAGCGGGGCGTAGAAAGATGTAGGCAGCGGCGGTCGCCACGGCGCAAGCGCCGATCAGGAGATATTTTCGGTTCATGTATTGGTCCTAACTTTATGTAACAGAGTGGTGCCGCAAATAATTCGCAGCACACTGGAACGTGTTCACTGCCGTGAACAGCGTCGGAAATCTGTTTCAAGTGTTAGGTGGCCTGTCCGGATTTTCCGGTTCATTGAGCGTCGAGAAGCTTGTGACCAGCCATGCCAACGCTGCTTCAGACTGGTCAAATGATACTTCGGAATCTGGAAACGTCAGCGCGAGAGCATTACACAGGAACGGATTGCATTCATCAGGCTCCATTCCGTTCGAGCCGTTCGAAGCGCTATCCGTTGGCTTCCCCGAAGCGTGACCAACATGGCTTTCTTGCATTTCCATGACCAGGTGGTCATCACAATGCCCACCAACACAATCTTTGGACAACGCGTGCGCAACGCCGCCCAGTCCCGACATGCAGAATAGAAGAAGGACAAGTAACGTTGTGGTTATGTTTCGAAGGTACTTCACACGGAGAAATTATATCAAGTTCAAACCCAATACAACGTTACCTGACGTTCATGGATTGCGCAGCATTGGTTAGAGTGGCTCCAGAGCGGGCCTTCGCTGCGTGCTAAGACGGCCGAACGTCCTACGTCGAAACCAAAGCTGAAAGATGGGTGAAAGAGGGTCTCCACAGGGAGTTCTTGCCCAAATTTTTCAAGGCGGTAGGTAGCCACTGGATCTTGGTTACCGACGAAACACTCACCTCAACCGTGGTCAGCAATGTTCGGACACTCAAGGCAGTGAGCGGTCGGCAACCAACTGCGGCTACCAGTTCAGCGCTTTCAAATCTGCCCAAGAATAGCGTGCTCCTCGGTCAACTAATGTCCGACTTTGGCTTGCCCAGCGACGAGCTCTTAGTCGCTATCCTTTGCGGTCTTCTGTCTGCTGACCTTCGCAACCGGCGGATCGGTCCAGCCACCCGCGTCTCAAAAGGTAATCCCACCCAAATGAGCCATATGGAGATTGTCCCACTGTGAAAGACACCGCCCAAAAATACATCGGCTGGCTGGTTCTACTCGACGATCAGGCTTTTTCAGTCATCGAAGTTGGTGTCACCCACGGCTCCTTGACGCTGGTCAACAAGGACGGTTCTAAGGTGGTCATCAGCAATGAACGCTTTCGTGACCTCATTCACGCAGAAATGGCGTTTGATCCTGATGAGGATACAAGTGCTCGGAACCGCATGCTGGACAAAAAGGATCAGCTGGAACTCGGCTTCAGAAAGCGAATTCTGACAGCAATCCGACTTCTTCGCGGAGGTGGCCTTACTTGGACAGCAGCTTACAATCAATTGTTCTTGGATTTTTCGTCGGACACATTTGCCTTTCATAGAGTGGGTGGGTTCCCATCTCTTAGAACCGTTAAGAAGTGGGACACCGACGACCGAAACAAAGGCGAAGCCGCCCTGCGTCCACAGCACAAGAACAAGGGAAACCGTACACCACGCTTTGACCTACTCTTTGAGAATATCACGCTCGATATTCTAGAAGAAAGATTCTTAACGTCAGATCGCATGTCCATCACTAAGCTCTGCAAACTGGCGAGAGCCGTGTACCGCGAGAAGTGTAAGGAGCTTGACATGAAGCCGGGGCCCTGTGGCCACAAATCAGTCAAGGCTATTGTACAACGCTTACCACATGCGGACATCGTGAAGCTCAGATTGGGCAGTTCCGAGGCGCGCAAGCAGTACCTGCTCGCTATGAAATTGCAAGAAATCACAGTTCCCCTTGAACGGGTTGAGGCCGACAGCACAACACTGGATGTGTGGTGTGTTGACGACGAAGGCGATCCTGTAGGCCGCCCAATGGTATGTGCAGCAATCGATTGTGCTACCGGTGTCATTCTGGGGTTACAAGTAGCTTGGGGCGCTCCATCTTCCAGCCTTGTGGCCAGGACGATCAAGGAAATCTTTACACCCAAATCGGACGCCTTTTTTGATCGAATTGGAATCCAAAACAGATTTCAAGCCATCGGTATACCGCAACAAATCGTATCCGATCAAGGGACTGAAAATTCCGGACCCCTCATTGCTTCATTTTTGTCGTCGGCCACTTTGGATTGGTCAAAGTGCGTTCCCGGTCAACCCGACAGGAAACCGTTCATCGAGCGCTTAATGCTTGAACTCAGCCGGTTCATTACTCAGTTTCAGGGAGCCTCTCAGACATCGGAAATTGGTGCTCAAAAACGCACTGAGATTGCCTAATCGGAAGCGGTATACACCATCCATGACGTCGAGGAGATGCTTCAACGCTGGAGATATGACACATATGCGATCAAACAAAGGCGCCGTGTTCAGAACATCCTGAAAACGAAAGAGTCGCCTTTAGCGGCCTGGGAGTCGCTTGCCAAGCGCTACATTATTCCACCAGCACCGCCGAAAGCGCAAATCAAAGAAATGTTCATGGTCGAAGACGCCGTCCGAGTCGCTGAACACGACGGTATCATGTACAAGAACATCCGATACGCATCGTTTGAACTTCAAACCTATCTCCAACGCGTTGGCATTCGCAACAAGGTCCAGATTCGTTACGATCCCAACGACATCCGGGAGATCGCCGTTTGGGATGAAATCGCCAGGGAACATTTCTTTGTCCCCACGAAGCGAGAAAATTGTCCGGCTTTGTCTTTTGCTCAGCTCGACAAAGCCCGCAAAGCCCTGCGTACACCCGAAATCGAAGAGCTCGAAACTCAGGCTATTCTTGCCGAGCAGCAGATCTACGAAGATTTCAAGGACAAGAACAGGAAAGGTCTGTCCAAGAAACGGCGCGAGGCAATGCAGATCGCGGCCACTCGAAATGTCGAGTTTATCGAACGTTCCAACCATGCGCCAGGCGTAGACCCAACCAATGCCGCCAAGCCCAAACGAGAAAAACCGTCATTGGTGATGCCAAACAACATGCCCAAAACAAACAAGAATCGGAAACCCCTTTGAGCCATCAAGCCTTGAAAGCAGTTCTCGAGCAGACGATCCACCACACCTTGTATCAAAAGGCGCGCAACGAATTGATTGAAACCATTGCACTGGCCCAGAAGCTTGGTGGTTCAATCGTGCCTTTTCTCGGCCCCACTCGGTGTGGGAAGTCGCGTATGCTGGAGGATATTCGGGGAGAACTTGGGCGCCCCACAAAAGAGCTTGAAGGTTGGGTGTATGACAGCGATTTCGCTATCGGCTCGATCCCCAACAAGCCCAATGACAAAATGCTTGTCCGTTCAATGCTTGCATCGCTAGGGTTGAACGGCAAGCGAGGGCTCTCCGCTTCAGAAATCGAAGCGCAACTTTACCGAGAAATCACGAGCAAAGGTATTCAGGTGATTGCGCTGGATGAGTGCAACCATTGTGCAGAACGAGGTCACCATCTGTCCAAGCGAGGCGTCACTGATCACTTCAAGCGCCTTGTAGATAATACTGGCGTAACTCTCGTTCTCTGCGGATTGCCCAAGTTCCAGAAAATTCTTGACGAGATTGAACAGTGCCGAGACCGCTCTATGAAGACCATTCAA is part of the Falsiruegeria litorea R37 genome and encodes:
- a CDS encoding copper resistance CopC family protein; this encodes MKKLTTIALTSLLATNAFAHSSVDTTTPENGATIAEVPSEISFDFADDIRLTKVNMTHQDVHTVTLDLGDQTSFGRAFAIPLQSMGEGIYRIEWRGLGADGHAMQGEFTFTVD
- a CDS encoding c-type cytochrome, yielding MNRKYLLIGACAVATAAAYIFLRPAPVDDVAQSAPAEGNAMVAIQMPPIEGNAAIGQRIFENACAACHGSNAVGIEGAGPPLIHVIYEPSHHADESFQRAVAMGVRSHHWKFGDMPPVEGLTRGDVAMVIDYIREIQRANGIN
- a CDS encoding DDE-type integrase/transposase/recombinase codes for the protein MKDTAQKYIGWLVLLDDQAFSVIEVGVTHGSLTLVNKDGSKVVISNERFRDLIHAEMAFDPDEDTSARNRMLDKKDQLELGFRKRILTAIRLLRGGGLTWTAAYNQLFLDFSSDTFAFHRVGGFPSLRTVKKWDTDDRNKGEAALRPQHKNKGNRTPRFDLLFENITLDILEERFLTSDRMSITKLCKLARAVYREKCKELDMKPGPCGHKSVKAIVQRLPHADIVKLRLGSSEARKQYLLAMKLQEITVPLERVEADSTTLDVWCVDDEGDPVGRPMVCAAIDCATGVILGLQVAWGAPSSSLVARTIKEIFTPKSDAFFDRIGIQNRFQAIGIPQQIVSDQGTENSGPLIASFLSSATLDWSKCVPGQPDRKPFIERLMLELSRFITQFQGASQTSEIGAQKRTEIA
- a CDS encoding Mu transposase C-terminal domain-containing protein; translated protein: MLQRWRYDTYAIKQRRRVQNILKTKESPLAAWESLAKRYIIPPAPPKAQIKEMFMVEDAVRVAEHDGIMYKNIRYASFELQTYLQRVGIRNKVQIRYDPNDIREIAVWDEIAREHFFVPTKRENCPALSFAQLDKARKALRTPEIEELETQAILAEQQIYEDFKDKNRKGLSKKRREAMQIAATRNVEFIERSNHAPGVDPTNAAKPKREKPSLVMPNNMPKTNKNRKPL